A single genomic interval of Mycolicibacterium sp. MU0053 harbors:
- a CDS encoding alpha/beta fold hydrolase — MAAGPDPSVTRIAGPWRHLDVHANGIRFQVVEAHSKPNDAPATDRPLVILLHGFGSFWWSWRHQLRGLSGARVVAMDLRGYGGSDKPPRGYDGWTLAGDTAGLIRALGHRSATLIGHADGGLVCWATSVLHPRLVRAIGLVSSPHPIALRRSALTHREQARALLPSLLSYQVPMRPERALTRHDAAALEAVIRSRASDKWLASEDFSESIGHLRQAFRIPGAAHCALEYQRWAVRSQFRSEGRRFMRAMDRPLGIPVLHLHGDADPYVLADPVARTQPYVPHGRFVSLPGAGHFGHEEAPTAVNEHLMRFFEQANG, encoded by the coding sequence CGGCCGGGCCCGACCCGTCCGTAACGCGCATCGCCGGGCCCTGGCGGCACCTCGATGTGCACGCCAACGGCATTCGCTTCCAGGTGGTGGAGGCGCATTCGAAACCCAACGACGCACCGGCCACCGACCGCCCGCTGGTGATCCTGCTGCACGGCTTCGGATCGTTCTGGTGGTCCTGGCGCCACCAACTGCGCGGCCTGAGCGGGGCCCGCGTGGTGGCCATGGACCTGCGCGGCTACGGCGGCAGCGACAAACCGCCCCGCGGCTACGACGGGTGGACCCTGGCCGGCGACACCGCGGGCCTGATCCGGGCGCTCGGGCACCGCTCGGCGACGCTGATCGGTCACGCCGACGGCGGGCTGGTGTGCTGGGCGACCTCGGTGCTGCATCCGCGGCTGGTGCGGGCCATCGGCCTGGTGAGCTCACCGCATCCGATCGCGTTGCGCCGTTCGGCGCTGACGCACCGCGAGCAGGCGCGCGCGCTGCTGCCGTCGCTGCTGTCGTATCAGGTTCCGATGCGACCCGAACGTGCCCTCACCCGCCACGACGCCGCGGCCCTGGAGGCCGTGATCCGCAGCCGGGCCTCCGACAAGTGGTTGGCCTCCGAGGACTTCTCGGAGAGCATCGGTCATCTGCGACAGGCCTTCCGGATTCCGGGCGCGGCACACTGTGCCCTGGAATACCAGCGGTGGGCGGTGCGCAGCCAGTTCCGTTCGGAGGGCCGTCGCTTCATGCGCGCGATGGACCGTCCGCTGGGCATTCCGGTGCTGCACCTGCATGGCGACGCCGACCCCTACGTGCTGGCCGACCCGGTGGCCCGCACCCAGCCCTATGTGCCGCACGGTCGGTTCGTATCGCTGCCCGGGGCAGGCCATTTCGGTCACGAAGAGGCACCGACGGCGGTCAATGAACACCTGATGCGCTTCTTCGAGCAGGCCAACGGCTAA
- the crp gene encoding cAMP-activated global transcriptional regulator CRP: MDEILARAGIFQGVEPSAVSALTKQLQPVDFPRGHTVFAEGEPGDRLYIIISGKVKIGRRSPDGRENLLTIMGPSDMFGELSIFDPGPRTSSATTITEVRAVSMDRDALKAWIKDRPEIADQLLRVLARRLRRTNNNLADLIFTDVPGRVAKQLLQLAQRFGTQEGGALRVTHDLTQEEIAQLVGASRETVNKALADFAHRGWIRLEGKSVLISDSERLARRAR; this comes from the coding sequence GTGGACGAGATCCTGGCCAGGGCCGGAATCTTCCAGGGAGTCGAACCCAGTGCCGTATCTGCACTCACCAAGCAGCTACAGCCGGTCGACTTCCCGCGTGGGCACACGGTGTTCGCTGAGGGCGAACCCGGTGACCGCCTGTACATCATTATTTCGGGCAAAGTGAAGATCGGTCGGCGGTCCCCGGACGGCCGGGAGAACCTGCTGACGATCATGGGCCCGTCCGACATGTTCGGCGAGCTGTCGATCTTCGACCCGGGTCCGCGGACCTCGAGCGCGACCACCATCACCGAGGTGCGTGCGGTCTCGATGGACCGTGACGCGCTCAAGGCGTGGATCAAGGACCGCCCCGAGATCGCCGACCAGTTGTTGCGGGTGTTGGCACGGCGGCTCCGCCGGACCAACAACAACCTCGCCGACCTGATCTTCACCGACGTTCCGGGCCGGGTCGCCAAGCAGTTGCTGCAGCTGGCCCAGCGCTTCGGCACCCAGGAAGGCGGGGCGCTGCGCGTCACGCACGACCTGACTCAGGAGGAGATCGCGCAGCTCGTCGGCGCCTCCCGCGAGACGGTGAACAAGGCGCTGGCCGACTTCGCCCACCGTGGATGGATCCGCCTCGAGGGCAAGAGCGTGCTGATCAGCGACAGCGAACGGCTGGCCCGCCGGGCCCGCTAG
- a CDS encoding MBL fold metallo-hydrolase: MSHPAYGLLRPVTATASVLLCDNPGIMTLDGTNTWVLRGRGSDELVVVDPGPDDDAHLERVADLGKISLILISHRHGDHTDGIDQLVDRTGAVVRSVGSGFQRGLGGPLVDGEVIDAAGLAITVMATPGHTADSVCFLVDDAVLTADTVLGRGTAVIDKEDGSLRDYLDSLRRLRGLGSRRVLPGHGPDLGDLHDISEMYLAHREQRLDQVRAALRELGDDATARQIVEHVYTDVDEKLWEAAESSVQAQLDYLRQ; the protein is encoded by the coding sequence ATCAGCCACCCCGCCTACGGGCTGCTGCGGCCCGTCACCGCCACCGCGTCGGTGTTGCTGTGCGACAACCCCGGCATCATGACCCTCGACGGCACCAACACCTGGGTGCTGCGCGGGCGCGGGTCCGACGAACTCGTGGTCGTCGACCCCGGTCCCGACGACGACGCGCACCTGGAGCGGGTGGCCGACCTCGGCAAGATCTCGTTGATCCTGATCAGTCACCGCCATGGCGACCACACCGACGGCATCGACCAACTCGTCGACCGCACCGGTGCGGTGGTCCGATCGGTGGGTAGTGGCTTCCAGCGCGGCCTGGGCGGACCGCTGGTCGACGGCGAGGTCATCGACGCCGCGGGGCTGGCGATCACCGTCATGGCCACTCCGGGCCACACCGCGGACTCGGTGTGCTTCCTGGTCGACGACGCGGTCCTGACCGCCGACACGGTGCTGGGCCGCGGGACCGCCGTCATCGACAAGGAGGACGGCAGCCTGCGGGACTACCTCGACTCGCTGCGCCGGCTCCGGGGTCTCGGTTCGCGACGTGTGCTGCCGGGACACGGCCCGGACCTCGGCGACCTGCACGACATCAGCGAGATGTACCTGGCGCACCGCGAGCAGCGGTTGGATCAGGTCCGGGCAGCGCTGCGCGAGCTCGGGGACGATGCCACCGCGCGGCAGATCGTCGAGCACGTCTACACCGACGTCGACGAGAAGCTGTGGGAGGCCGCCGAGTCGTCGGTGCAGGCCCAACTCGACTATCTCCGGCAGTGA
- the marP gene encoding acid resistance serine protease MarP, with translation MSSSQWLDIAIVAIAFVAAVSGWRSGALGSLMSFVGVVLGAVAGVLLSPHLVDRIDGARTKLFVALFLILALVVIGEIAGVVLGRAVRSAIRSPGLRFVDSIIGVCTQVLVVLIAAWMLATPLTSSDQPNLAAAVKGSKVVSEVDGYAPEWLRAVPKRLSALLDTSGLPDVLQPFGRTPIVAVDPPDATLANSTVVEAVRPSVVKIRGVAPGCQKVLEGTGFVVAPNRVMSNAHVVAGSDSVTVESDGQTYEATVVSYDPNADISVLQVPDLPAQALPFAEEPAISGTDVLVVGYPGGGEFAATPARIREIIELNGPDIYRTTTVMREVYTIRGTVRQGNSGGPLINRSGQVLGVIFGAAVDDTDTGFVLTANEVSAQFAKVGNTERAPTGSCVT, from the coding sequence ATGAGTTCGTCGCAGTGGCTGGACATCGCAATCGTGGCGATCGCGTTCGTGGCGGCCGTGTCCGGATGGCGTTCCGGCGCGCTGGGTTCGCTGATGTCGTTCGTCGGGGTGGTGCTCGGCGCGGTCGCGGGCGTGCTGCTCTCGCCGCACCTGGTGGACCGCATCGATGGGGCGCGCACCAAGCTGTTCGTGGCGCTGTTCTTGATCCTGGCCCTGGTGGTGATCGGCGAGATCGCCGGCGTCGTGCTCGGCCGCGCGGTGCGCAGCGCGATCCGAAGTCCCGGACTGCGTTTCGTCGATTCCATCATCGGGGTGTGCACGCAGGTACTGGTGGTGCTGATCGCCGCGTGGATGCTGGCCACGCCGCTGACCTCCTCCGATCAGCCGAATCTCGCTGCCGCCGTGAAGGGTTCGAAGGTGGTCAGCGAGGTCGACGGGTACGCCCCGGAGTGGCTGCGGGCGGTGCCCAAACGCCTGTCCGCGCTGCTGGACACCTCCGGCCTGCCCGATGTGCTGCAGCCGTTCGGCCGGACGCCGATCGTCGCGGTGGACCCCCCGGATGCGACGTTGGCGAACTCCACCGTGGTGGAGGCGGTGCGGCCGAGCGTGGTGAAGATCCGCGGGGTGGCACCGGGTTGCCAGAAGGTGCTGGAGGGCACGGGATTTGTCGTCGCCCCCAACCGGGTGATGTCCAACGCGCACGTGGTCGCCGGATCGGACAGCGTCACGGTCGAATCCGACGGGCAGACCTACGAGGCCACCGTGGTCTCCTACGACCCGAACGCCGACATCTCGGTCCTGCAGGTGCCCGATCTACCGGCCCAGGCGCTGCCGTTCGCCGAAGAGCCCGCCATCAGCGGGACCGACGTGTTGGTGGTCGGCTACCCCGGCGGCGGCGAGTTCGCCGCGACCCCGGCGCGCATCCGCGAGATCATCGAACTCAACGGCCCCGACATCTACCGGACCACCACCGTCATGCGCGAGGTGTACACGATCAGAGGGACCGTGCGGCAGGGTAATTCGGGTGGTCCGCTGATCAACCGCAGCGGTCAGGTGCTCGGGGTGATCTTCGGCGCGGCGGTCGACGACACCGATACCGGCTTCGTGCTCACCGCCAACGAGGTCTCCGCGCAGTTCGCCAAGGTCGGCAACACCGAACGGGCGCCGACGGGTTCCTGCGTTACCTAG
- a CDS encoding NUDIX hydrolase, translated as MSAAVPLTPEAGPPWLRPLLDNVDELRGIYRRHVPPEILATISDANTHAAATGTRRDAAVLVLFSGPQHAAADGLPDEARLLVTVRASTLRHHAGQAAFPGGASDPGDAGPVGTALREAWEETGIETSRLQPLVTLERMFIPPSNFHVVPVLAYSPDPGPVTVVDEAETALVTHVPVRAFVNPENRLTVYRAERGRRYAGPAFLLNQMLVWGFTGQVISAMLDVAGWAQRWNSDNVVELDEAMAMVPTTGGGL; from the coding sequence GTGAGCGCAGCGGTACCGCTCACGCCGGAGGCGGGCCCCCCGTGGTTACGGCCCCTGCTCGACAATGTCGATGAACTCCGCGGGATCTACCGCCGCCACGTTCCCCCCGAGATCCTGGCCACGATCAGCGACGCCAATACGCACGCCGCGGCGACCGGGACCCGACGGGATGCCGCGGTGCTCGTGTTGTTTTCCGGGCCGCAGCACGCCGCCGCCGACGGCCTGCCCGACGAGGCGCGGTTGTTGGTGACGGTGCGCGCCTCCACCCTGCGGCATCACGCCGGTCAGGCCGCGTTCCCCGGTGGCGCCAGCGATCCCGGCGACGCCGGCCCCGTGGGCACCGCGCTGCGGGAAGCGTGGGAGGAGACCGGCATCGAGACCTCCCGGCTGCAACCGCTGGTGACGCTCGAGCGGATGTTCATCCCGCCGTCGAACTTTCATGTCGTCCCCGTGCTGGCCTACTCGCCGGATCCGGGTCCGGTCACTGTGGTCGACGAGGCCGAGACCGCCCTGGTGACGCACGTGCCGGTGCGGGCGTTCGTCAACCCGGAGAATCGGCTGACGGTCTACCGGGCCGAGCGCGGTCGCCGCTACGCCGGCCCGGCGTTTCTGCTCAATCAGATGCTGGTGTGGGGCTTCACCGGGCAGGTGATCTCGGCAATGCTCGATGTTGCCGGCTGGGCTCAGCGGTGGAACAGCGACAATGTCGTGGAACTGGATGAGGCGATGGCCATGGTGCCGACGACGGGTGGGGGATTATGA
- a CDS encoding DUF4177 domain-containing protein, with product MSQPTTWEYATVPLLTHATKQILDQWGADGWELVSVLQGPTGEQHVAYLKRPK from the coding sequence ATGAGTCAACCCACCACCTGGGAGTACGCCACCGTGCCGCTGCTCACCCACGCCACCAAGCAGATCCTCGATCAATGGGGCGCAGATGGATGGGAGTTGGTTTCGGTCTTGCAGGGGCCCACGGGCGAACAGCACGTGGCGTACCTGAAACGACCCAAGTGA
- a CDS encoding ArsA family ATPase: protein MATTPSGGRTVGWPSRLAKARLHFVTGKGGTGKSTVAAALALTLAAGGRKVLLVEVEERQGIAQLFDVPPLPYEELKIATAERGGQVNALAIDIEAAFMEYLDMFYNLGLAGRAMKRIGAVEFATTIAPGLRDVLLTGKIKEAVIRVDRNKQPVYDAIVVDSPPTGRIARFLDVTRAVSDLAKGGPVHSQAEGVVNILRSDQTAIHLVTLLESLPIQETVEAIEELEEIGLPIGAVIVNRNIPNFLPADDLAKAAEGDIDADAIRADLDRIGITMPDSDFAGLLTETIQHATRVTSRAETAERLDEIHVPRLELPSINDGIDLGSLYELADALAHQGVR, encoded by the coding sequence ATGGCGACCACACCGAGCGGCGGACGAACCGTCGGCTGGCCCTCCCGTTTGGCCAAGGCCCGACTTCATTTCGTCACCGGCAAGGGGGGTACCGGCAAGTCCACGGTGGCCGCCGCCCTGGCGCTGACGCTGGCCGCCGGTGGCCGCAAAGTTCTGTTGGTGGAAGTCGAAGAGCGGCAAGGGATTGCGCAGCTTTTCGACGTACCGCCGCTGCCCTATGAGGAACTCAAGATCGCCACGGCCGAGCGGGGTGGGCAGGTCAACGCGCTGGCCATCGACATCGAGGCCGCGTTCATGGAGTACCTCGACATGTTCTACAACCTGGGTCTGGCCGGCCGGGCGATGAAACGCATCGGGGCGGTCGAGTTCGCCACCACGATCGCACCGGGCCTGCGCGACGTGCTGCTCACCGGGAAGATCAAGGAGGCGGTGATCCGCGTCGACCGCAACAAGCAGCCGGTCTATGACGCGATCGTCGTCGATTCACCCCCCACCGGCCGGATCGCCCGGTTCCTGGACGTCACGCGCGCGGTGTCGGATCTGGCCAAGGGCGGACCGGTGCACTCCCAGGCCGAGGGCGTGGTCAACATCCTGCGGTCCGATCAAACCGCGATCCACCTGGTGACGCTGCTGGAGTCGCTGCCCATCCAGGAGACGGTCGAGGCCATCGAGGAACTCGAGGAGATCGGCCTGCCGATCGGCGCCGTGATCGTCAACCGCAACATCCCGAATTTCCTGCCGGCCGACGATCTGGCCAAGGCCGCCGAGGGCGACATCGACGCCGACGCGATCCGGGCGGATCTGGACAGGATCGGAATCACCATGCCCGACAGCGATTTCGCGGGTCTGCTCACCGAGACCATCCAACACGCCACCCGGGTGACGTCCCGGGCCGAAACGGCCGAGCGGCTCGACGAGATTCATGTGCCCCGGCTGGAACTGCCATCCATCAACGACGGCATCGACCTCGGCAGTCTCTACGAACTCGCCGATGCGCTTGCCCACCAGGGAGTCCGCTGA
- a CDS encoding TlpA family protein disulfide reductase translates to MTRSAKWTLVIAAAIAVVLGGFVVELRGAGPDEPAAQQSGGALDDTARDRRAADTAEALAGPRRLADLRPCPTGGDAPGPEALRSVVLECASDGVPVDVARAVAGRPAVLNLWAYWCGPCTDELPAMQEYQRRVGPDVTVLTVHQDANEEAALLRLADLGVRLPTLQDGRRRVASALRVPNVMPATVVLRADGSVAKILPRAFADADEIEVAVGDLR, encoded by the coding sequence ATGACCAGATCAGCGAAATGGACGCTGGTGATCGCGGCGGCCATCGCCGTGGTCCTCGGCGGCTTCGTCGTCGAACTGCGCGGTGCCGGCCCCGACGAACCCGCGGCGCAGCAGTCCGGCGGCGCGCTCGACGACACCGCGCGGGACCGTCGCGCCGCCGACACCGCCGAGGCGCTCGCCGGTCCGCGCCGGCTGGCCGATCTGCGGCCGTGCCCGACCGGCGGCGACGCGCCCGGTCCCGAGGCGCTGCGCTCGGTGGTCCTCGAATGCGCGTCGGACGGCGTCCCGGTCGACGTGGCGCGCGCGGTCGCCGGCCGGCCGGCCGTGCTCAACCTGTGGGCCTATTGGTGCGGACCGTGTACTGACGAACTGCCGGCAATGCAGGAGTATCAGCGTCGGGTCGGCCCGGACGTGACGGTGCTGACCGTGCATCAGGACGCCAACGAGGAGGCCGCTCTGTTGCGGCTCGCCGACCTGGGCGTGCGGCTGCCGACCCTGCAGGACGGCCGGCGCCGGGTGGCCTCGGCGCTGCGGGTGCCGAACGTGATGCCAGCGACGGTTGTGCTGCGTGCGGACGGTAGCGTGGCCAAAATCCTGCCGCGGGCATTCGCCGACGCCGACGAGATCGAGGTGGCGGTGGGTGACCTGCGATGA
- a CDS encoding ArsA family ATPase, whose amino-acid sequence MSTKPPALDMASILQDTSNRVVVCCGAGGVGKTTTAAAMALRAAEYGRTVVVLTIDPARRLAQALGIKDLGNTPQRVPLDPEVTGELHAMMLDMRRTFDEMVIENSDPARAQAILDNQFYQTVATSLAGTQEYMAMEKLGQLLSQDRWDLIVVDTPPSRNALDFLDAPKRLGSFMDGRLWRLLLAPGRGIGKLVTGAVGLAMRALSTVLGSQMLSDASAFVQSLDSTFGGFREKADRTYALLKRRGTQFVVVSAPAPDALREAAFFVDRLSQEKMPLAGLILNRTHPPLCPLTVERAVDGAVELEAEDPESLTAAVLRVHADRGLTAKREVRLLSRFTGANPDVPIVGVPSLPFDVADLEALRAIADQITA is encoded by the coding sequence ATGAGCACCAAACCCCCGGCGCTCGATATGGCGTCGATTCTGCAAGACACCTCCAACCGCGTCGTGGTGTGTTGCGGCGCCGGCGGGGTCGGCAAGACCACGACGGCCGCGGCCATGGCGCTGCGGGCCGCGGAGTACGGCCGCACCGTGGTGGTGCTGACCATCGACCCGGCCCGTCGGCTGGCCCAGGCGTTGGGAATCAAGGACCTCGGCAACACCCCGCAGCGGGTGCCGCTGGATCCAGAGGTCACCGGTGAGCTGCACGCGATGATGCTCGACATGCGCCGCACCTTCGACGAGATGGTCATCGAGAACTCGGATCCTGCACGCGCGCAAGCGATTTTGGACAACCAGTTCTATCAGACGGTGGCGACGTCGTTGGCCGGCACGCAGGAGTACATGGCGATGGAGAAGCTGGGACAGCTGCTGTCTCAGGATCGCTGGGACCTGATCGTGGTGGACACCCCGCCGTCGCGCAACGCGCTGGATTTCCTGGATGCACCCAAGCGGCTCGGCAGCTTCATGGACGGCCGACTGTGGCGGCTGTTGCTGGCCCCGGGGCGCGGCATCGGCAAGTTGGTCACCGGCGCCGTCGGCTTGGCGATGCGGGCGTTGTCGACCGTCCTGGGCTCGCAGATGCTCTCCGACGCCTCGGCATTCGTGCAGTCGCTGGATTCGACGTTCGGCGGGTTCCGGGAAAAGGCGGACCGCACCTATGCGCTGTTGAAGCGGCGCGGGACGCAGTTCGTCGTGGTGTCCGCGCCGGCGCCGGACGCGCTGCGCGAAGCGGCCTTCTTCGTCGACCGGCTCTCTCAGGAGAAGATGCCGCTGGCCGGCCTCATCCTGAACCGCACCCATCCTCCGCTGTGCCCACTGACGGTGGAACGCGCCGTCGACGGCGCGGTGGAATTGGAGGCCGAAGACCCCGAGAGCCTGACCGCGGCGGTGCTGCGAGTGCACGCCGATCGCGGGTTGACCGCCAAGCGCGAGGTCCGGTTGTTGTCGCGGTTCACCGGGGCCAATCCGGATGTGCCGATCGTCGGGGTGCCGTCGCTGCCGTTCGACGTGGCGGACCTCGAGGCGCTGCGCGCGATCGCCGATCAGATCACGGCCTGA
- a CDS encoding RidA family protein has translation MSATARLAELGLTLPAVVTPLAAYVPAVRTGDLVYTSGQLPIADGELKGRGKVGDAVSPEDGRELARLCALNALAAVDALVGLDNVARIVKVVGFVASAPGFNGQPEVVNGASELLGEVFGAAGTHARSAVGVAELPRDAPVEVELIVEVN, from the coding sequence GTGAGCGCTACCGCGCGCCTGGCCGAGCTGGGGCTGACCCTGCCCGCCGTCGTCACTCCGCTGGCGGCCTACGTGCCGGCCGTGCGGACCGGTGACCTGGTCTACACCTCCGGACAGCTGCCGATCGCCGACGGCGAGCTCAAGGGCCGCGGCAAGGTCGGCGATGCCGTCAGCCCCGAGGACGGCCGGGAGCTGGCCCGGCTGTGCGCGCTGAACGCGCTGGCCGCGGTCGACGCGCTGGTTGGCCTCGACAACGTCGCCAGGATCGTCAAGGTCGTCGGATTCGTGGCCTCGGCCCCGGGATTCAACGGTCAACCCGAGGTCGTCAACGGCGCCTCGGAATTGCTCGGCGAGGTGTTCGGCGCGGCCGGCACCCATGCGCGCTCGGCCGTAGGCGTCGCCGAACTGCCGCGGGACGCCCCGGTCGAGGTCGAACTCATCGTCGAGGTGAACTGA
- the nth gene encoding endonuclease III, with protein MNRTLATAFPNVYCELDFTNPLELTVATILSAQSTDKRVNLTTPALFVKYRTAADYAHADRTELEELIRPTGFYRNKTTALIGLGQALVERFDGKVPATLEELVTLPGIGRKTANVVLGNAFDIPGITVDTHFGRLVRRWRWTDEEDPVKVEKVVGDLIERKEWTLLSHRVIFHGRRVCHARRPACGVCVLADDCPSFGLGPTEPLLAAPLVRGPETEHLLALAGL; from the coding sequence ATGAACCGGACGTTGGCGACGGCGTTCCCCAACGTCTACTGCGAATTGGACTTCACCAACCCGCTGGAACTCACCGTGGCGACCATCCTGTCGGCGCAGAGCACCGACAAGCGGGTCAATCTCACCACCCCGGCGCTGTTCGTCAAGTACCGCACCGCGGCCGACTACGCCCACGCCGACCGCACGGAACTCGAGGAACTGATCCGGCCCACCGGGTTCTACCGCAACAAGACCACGGCGCTGATCGGCCTGGGTCAGGCGCTGGTCGAACGCTTCGACGGCAAGGTCCCGGCCACGCTGGAGGAACTGGTGACGTTGCCCGGCATCGGCCGCAAGACCGCCAACGTGGTGCTCGGCAACGCCTTCGACATCCCGGGCATCACGGTCGACACGCACTTCGGCCGTCTGGTCCGGCGCTGGCGCTGGACCGACGAGGAGGACCCGGTCAAGGTCGAGAAGGTCGTCGGCGACCTGATCGAACGCAAGGAGTGGACGCTGCTGAGCCACCGGGTGATCTTCCACGGCCGCCGGGTCTGCCATGCCCGACGGCCCGCCTGCGGGGTGTGCGTGCTCGCCGACGACTGCCCGTCGTTCGGTCTCGGCCCCACCGAACCGCTGCTGGCGGCTCCGCTGGTGCGGGGCCCGGAAACCGAACATCTGCTGGCGTTGGCGGGACTATAG
- a CDS encoding linear amide C-N hydrolase — MCTRVVYLGSGDRIITGRSMDWKAEIGTNLWSLPRGVERTGLAGAGSATWTSKYGSVVATGYDICTTDGLNEAGLAMNLLWLAESEYAQSVDDRPGISLALWGQYVLDNFATVAEAVTALSANPIRVVTAEVPGEGRLATLHLSMSDPTGDSAIIEYIDGAQVIHHGRDYQVMTNSPTFDKQLAINEYWHQIGGVVMLPGTNRAADRFVRASFYVNAIPKTDDRQVSVAAVLSVIRNASVPYGITTADEPNISSTRWRTAVDHKDRRYFFESALAPNTFWVNLDKLDFSAGAPTLKLELGEGEKTVYAGDASGQFRAADPFPFLAVG; from the coding sequence ATGTGCACCCGCGTCGTATACCTGGGCAGTGGCGATCGCATCATCACGGGTCGTTCGATGGACTGGAAGGCCGAAATCGGCACCAACCTGTGGTCGTTGCCGCGCGGAGTCGAGCGCACCGGCCTGGCCGGCGCCGGCTCGGCGACATGGACCTCGAAGTACGGCAGCGTCGTCGCGACCGGTTATGACATCTGCACCACCGACGGTCTCAACGAGGCCGGGCTGGCGATGAACCTGCTGTGGTTGGCCGAGTCCGAGTACGCCCAGAGCGTCGACGACCGGCCCGGCATCTCGCTGGCGCTGTGGGGCCAGTACGTGCTGGACAACTTCGCGACCGTCGCCGAGGCGGTAACGGCGTTGTCCGCCAACCCGATCCGGGTGGTGACCGCCGAGGTGCCCGGCGAGGGCCGGCTGGCCACGCTGCACCTGTCGATGTCGGATCCCACCGGCGACAGCGCCATCATCGAGTACATCGACGGTGCGCAGGTCATCCACCACGGGCGCGACTATCAGGTGATGACCAACTCGCCGACCTTCGACAAGCAGTTGGCCATCAACGAGTACTGGCACCAGATCGGCGGCGTCGTGATGTTGCCCGGCACCAATCGCGCCGCCGACCGTTTTGTGCGGGCGTCGTTCTACGTCAACGCCATTCCCAAGACCGATGATCGTCAGGTCTCGGTGGCCGCGGTGCTCAGCGTCATTCGCAACGCCTCGGTCCCCTACGGCATCACCACCGCCGACGAGCCGAACATCTCCTCGACGCGCTGGCGCACCGCGGTTGACCACAAGGACCGCCGCTACTTCTTCGAATCGGCGTTGGCGCCCAACACCTTCTGGGTCAACCTGGACAAACTCGACTTCAGCGCGGGCGCCCCGACGCTGAAGCTCGAACTCGGCGAAGGCGAGAAAACGGTCTACGCCGGAGATGCCAGCGGCCAGTTCCGGGCGGCCGATCCGTTCCCGTTCCTCGCCGTCGGATGA